One Megasphaera elsdenii DSM 20460 genomic window carries:
- a CDS encoding DUF3343 domain-containing protein: MAGETYGIALVPSTRQAMEGEALAKAAGLAVRIIPTPGKLDASCGFSLRYELADEAALTALLDEKGLAWAALYHACRRGLRVTYTKCKEG; this comes from the coding sequence ATGGCTGGGGAAACGTATGGCATCGCCCTGGTCCCGTCGACGCGGCAGGCCATGGAAGGTGAAGCGCTTGCCAAAGCCGCCGGACTAGCCGTGCGCATCATTCCGACGCCGGGGAAGCTCGACGCATCGTGCGGTTTTTCCCTGCGCTATGAACTGGCTGATGAAGCGGCCCTGACAGCCCTCCTCGATGAGAAGGGGCTGGCATGGGCCGCTTTATATCATGCCTGCCGCCGGGGGCTGCGCGTCACCTATACTAAATGTAAAGAGGGATGA
- a CDS encoding amidohydrolase family protein, with the protein MLDYLITNGHVIDPANGVDEVKDIAVYNGKITRYEKGEEAKHVIDAQGRYVFPGLIDSHAHMFAEGTEIGIYPDLAYLPTGVTAAVDASCGVANYNLFRKTIIARSKVTIKSFLQVCSAGLVTTSYHENINPKYFNPEKMDRIYHENEDNILGLKIRQSEELAQGLGIEPLKETVRIANKIGCPVEVHCTNIPVPTKEVLDVLRPGDIFEHVYQGAKNTILDDNGKLYDCVIEARKRGIIFDTAEGRKHGDFTIMRKAMEQGFIADMCSTDLVLGSMYRRSIFSLPNLMSRYICMGIPMQKVVEMSTARPAKLMKMEGVIGCLSEGAHADIAIFDWIDLHQTYLDWKGEKFVGTKQLKPEMTIKDGQIVYCAPDYIYEPDRK; encoded by the coding sequence ATGTTGGATTATTTGATTACGAATGGACATGTCATCGACCCGGCTAATGGGGTAGATGAAGTTAAAGATATTGCAGTATATAATGGCAAGATTACGCGTTACGAAAAAGGCGAAGAAGCTAAACATGTGATTGATGCTCAGGGGCGATATGTATTTCCCGGTTTAATTGACTCCCATGCCCATATGTTTGCTGAAGGTACGGAAATTGGGATTTATCCAGATTTAGCCTATTTGCCGACCGGTGTAACCGCCGCCGTAGATGCCTCCTGTGGCGTAGCGAATTACAATTTATTTCGCAAGACTATTATTGCCCGTAGTAAAGTAACGATTAAGAGCTTTTTGCAAGTTTGTTCTGCTGGCTTGGTCACGACAAGCTATCATGAAAATATCAATCCTAAATATTTCAATCCTGAAAAAATGGATCGCATTTACCATGAAAATGAAGATAATATATTAGGTCTGAAAATCCGGCAAAGCGAAGAACTGGCTCAGGGTTTGGGAATTGAACCGTTGAAAGAGACCGTCCGCATTGCGAATAAAATTGGCTGCCCTGTAGAGGTCCATTGTACGAATATTCCGGTCCCGACGAAAGAAGTATTAGATGTACTTCGTCCCGGTGATATTTTTGAACACGTCTACCAAGGAGCTAAAAATACAATTCTTGATGATAATGGAAAGCTCTATGACTGTGTCATAGAAGCCAGGAAACGAGGTATTATCTTCGATACTGCTGAAGGCCGCAAACATGGTGACTTCACGATTATGAGGAAAGCTATGGAACAAGGATTCATCGCGGATATGTGCAGTACGGACCTGGTTCTCGGCAGCATGTACAGACGTTCTATTTTTTCCCTTCCTAATCTGATGTCCCGTTATATTTGCATGGGCATCCCGATGCAGAAAGTCGTAGAAATGTCGACAGCTCGCCCGGCTAAACTGATGAAGATGGAAGGTGTTATCGGTTGCCTTTCTGAAGGAGCCCATGCAGATATTGCTATCTTTGACTGGATAGATTTGCATCAAACTTATTTAGATTGGAAAGGTGAAAAATTTGTTGGCACGAAGCAGTTGAAGCCAGAGATGACCATCAAAGATGGACAGATTGTATATTGTGCGCCTGATTACATCTACGAACCAGATCGTAAATAA
- the purB gene encoding adenylosuccinate lyase, with protein MIERYTKPEMGHIWTEYNEWDTMKQVEILASEAQAELGNIPKEAAKEIREKAAFSVDRIHEIEAETHHDIAAFVSTLSENIGEAGKYVHLGLTSTDVKDTALGYMLKQASDILIKDLENFHAVLRRRAVEFKYTPCIGRTHGIHAEATTFGLKLCNWMAEIERDIDRMKHAKETISVGKISGAVGTYADIDPFVEKYVCEHLGIAPSPISSQTLQRDRHAEYVTTLAVIASSIDKMATEIRHLQRTEVREAEEYFSPKQKGSSIMPHKRNPITCERMCGLARVIRGNAQAALEDVALWHERDISHSSVERVILPDSTIALDYMLQTFTRVIDKLLVYPDKMMKDLNLTGGLIYSPIILNTLVEKGAVREQAYRWVQRNAMKRWLEGEDFLENLKKDEDVTKYMTAEEIEGCFDVKKMLSHVDTIFARFGI; from the coding sequence GTGATTGAACGCTATACGAAACCGGAAATGGGTCATATTTGGACAGAATACAATGAATGGGATACGATGAAACAGGTCGAAATCCTGGCTAGTGAAGCACAGGCCGAACTGGGCAACATCCCGAAAGAAGCGGCTAAAGAAATTCGCGAAAAAGCTGCTTTTTCTGTCGACCGTATCCATGAAATCGAAGCGGAAACACACCATGACATTGCGGCTTTCGTCTCGACGCTTTCGGAAAACATCGGTGAAGCCGGCAAATATGTACACCTCGGCCTGACTTCGACAGACGTCAAAGATACGGCTCTTGGCTACATGCTCAAACAGGCTTCGGATATCCTCATCAAGGACTTGGAAAACTTCCATGCCGTATTGCGCCGCCGTGCCGTTGAATTTAAGTACACGCCGTGCATCGGCCGTACTCATGGCATCCACGCCGAAGCCACGACGTTCGGCCTCAAGCTGTGCAACTGGATGGCTGAAATCGAACGCGACATCGACCGCATGAAACATGCTAAGGAAACGATTTCCGTCGGCAAGATTTCCGGTGCTGTCGGTACCTATGCCGACATTGATCCCTTTGTTGAAAAATATGTCTGCGAACACCTCGGCATCGCTCCTTCGCCGATTTCGTCCCAGACCTTGCAGCGTGACCGCCATGCCGAATACGTAACGACCCTGGCTGTCATCGCCAGCTCCATCGATAAAATGGCTACGGAAATCCGTCATCTCCAGCGCACGGAAGTCCGCGAAGCCGAAGAATATTTCAGCCCCAAGCAGAAAGGTTCTTCCATCATGCCTCACAAACGTAATCCTATCACTTGTGAACGCATGTGTGGCTTAGCCCGCGTCATCCGCGGCAATGCCCAGGCAGCCCTGGAAGACGTCGCCCTCTGGCACGAACGCGATATTTCCCATTCGTCTGTCGAACGCGTCATCCTGCCGGACAGCACGATCGCCCTGGATTACATGCTCCAGACCTTCACCCGCGTCATCGACAAGCTCCTGGTCTATCCGGACAAGATGATGAAAGACCTCAACCTCACAGGCGGCCTCATCTACAGCCCGATCATCCTCAACACACTCGTTGAAAAGGGCGCTGTCCGCGAACAGGCTTACCGCTGGGTACAGCGCAATGCCATGAAACGCTGGCTCGAAGGGGAAGACTTCCTGGAAAACCTGAAGAAAGACGAAGACGTCACGAAATACATGACGGCAGAAGAAATCGAAGGCTGCTTCGATGTCAAGAAGATGCTCAGCCACGTCGACACCATCTTCGCACGTTTCGGAATTTAA
- a CDS encoding MFS transporter: MQDASKIKTYRVKLIAVLFVCMVVMGLDRSSISVAAPVIMDELDIAPTQMGLLLSAFFWSYTICNIPAGRLADRFGAKKVLGGAAAIWSVASALTGGMPHLIGLMIARMGVGVGEAGVFPTMAKIAAEQFPGRERATATGCYLAGARLGYALTPVVIGFLIAQFNWRLAFIVTGVGSLLFCLFWFFWYDENEGRVIGKSVESKVQMEKQPVPWLQLVTNRTILGLFVAKFGANYLYFMFLTWIPAYLVMERGFSVLEMGFYASLPFVVAFITQPLTGFISDFIIRKGFSKTIARKGVLVAAQALSATIIAVAFVEDPMIAMLILTINIAAASTIGGMMQTMASEVSPLGMSATVTGAMNTVGAIAGVLAPTVTGLIVEMTGSFQMALVVAGGLIAIAAAIILFVIQKIEPIKLNIKTVKKNNPEKIGCEITESR, translated from the coding sequence ATGCAGGATGCTTCTAAAATAAAAACATATCGTGTAAAATTAATTGCTGTATTGTTTGTTTGTATGGTTGTCATGGGGTTGGATCGCAGCAGCATAAGTGTGGCGGCCCCAGTTATCATGGACGAACTGGACATTGCTCCCACTCAGATGGGATTGTTGTTATCGGCTTTCTTTTGGTCCTATACAATCTGCAATATTCCGGCTGGCCGGTTAGCTGACCGATTTGGTGCGAAAAAAGTACTAGGTGGTGCTGCCGCTATCTGGTCAGTGGCGTCTGCCCTTACCGGGGGTATGCCCCATCTTATTGGCCTGATGATAGCCCGTATGGGAGTTGGCGTTGGCGAAGCCGGCGTTTTTCCCACGATGGCTAAAATTGCTGCTGAACAGTTCCCCGGTCGGGAAAGAGCAACGGCGACAGGATGTTATCTGGCCGGCGCCCGCTTAGGATATGCATTGACTCCCGTAGTCATCGGTTTCCTGATTGCTCAGTTCAACTGGCGTCTGGCTTTCATTGTTACGGGTGTTGGCAGCTTGTTATTTTGTCTGTTTTGGTTCTTCTGGTATGATGAAAATGAAGGTCGTGTTATTGGCAAATCTGTGGAAAGCAAGGTGCAGATGGAAAAGCAGCCAGTTCCTTGGCTGCAATTAGTAACAAACCGCACGATCCTCGGGTTATTTGTTGCCAAGTTTGGCGCCAATTACTTGTACTTCATGTTTTTGACATGGATTCCAGCTTATCTGGTCATGGAACGGGGCTTCTCTGTATTAGAAATGGGTTTTTACGCATCCCTTCCTTTTGTCGTAGCGTTTATTACACAACCTTTGACCGGTTTTATCTCAGACTTCATTATCCGCAAAGGATTTAGTAAGACCATTGCCCGTAAAGGCGTACTTGTAGCTGCGCAGGCATTATCAGCCACCATTATTGCGGTAGCGTTTGTTGAAGACCCGATGATTGCTATGCTGATCCTGACCATTAATATAGCGGCGGCTTCTACGATTGGCGGTATGATGCAGACTATGGCTAGTGAAGTTTCTCCCTTAGGCATGTCGGCAACGGTTACCGGCGCTATGAATACTGTCGGCGCTATCGCTGGCGTTTTAGCACCCACAGTAACAGGCCTCATCGTGGAAATGACAGGCTCCTTCCAAATGGCCCTGGTCGTGGCGGGCGGCTTGATTGCAATTGCTGCAGCAATTATCCTGTTTGTTATCCAGAAAATAGAACCAATTAAATTGAATATTAAGACTGTAAAAAAAAACAATCCTGAAAAAATAGGCTGTGAAATAACAGAATCTCGATAA
- the trxA gene encoding thioredoxin: MEYKFTADNFQQEVLNSSQPVMVDFFANWCGPCQMMGPVIANLAEEYAGKIKIGKINVDENPGVAQTYDVATIPNLVFFKDGKVVNRVIGVVPDNVLKEKLDALLR, translated from the coding sequence ATGGAATATAAATTCACAGCCGATAATTTTCAGCAGGAAGTCTTGAACAGCAGTCAGCCGGTCATGGTCGACTTTTTCGCTAACTGGTGCGGCCCTTGCCAGATGATGGGACCGGTCATCGCCAACTTGGCCGAAGAATATGCCGGCAAAATCAAGATCGGCAAGATCAATGTCGATGAAAATCCGGGCGTAGCCCAGACGTATGATGTAGCCACGATTCCGAACCTGGTCTTTTTCAAAGATGGGAAAGTCGTCAACCGCGTCATCGGCGTCGTTCCGGATAATGTATTGAAAGAAAAGTTAGACGCTTTGCTCAGATAA
- a CDS encoding RraA family protein, with the protein MCVGFRIFTKINRPEKELIEAFKGLPAANVADVMSRFFCVNSAIKSFNNKPLLGTAFTVRARIGDNLLLHKAIAMAQPGDVIIVDGDGDISNAFCGDIMMTECQSLGIAGVIIDGAVRDKADLEKLDMPVYARGVMPKGPFKDGPGEINVPISCGGVVVNPGDIVIGDADGVVIVPPKQAKEIAAKAWKKHETEAASLEQIANGRRDKSWVDKALEAKGCEIIDDYYRA; encoded by the coding sequence ATGTGTGTAGGTTTTCGTATTTTCACTAAAATCAATCGTCCTGAAAAAGAACTCATAGAAGCATTCAAAGGACTTCCGGCAGCCAATGTTGCCGATGTTATGAGCCGTTTCTTCTGTGTGAATTCGGCGATTAAATCGTTCAATAACAAACCGTTGCTGGGGACTGCTTTTACTGTTCGTGCCCGCATTGGTGATAACTTATTACTGCATAAAGCCATCGCAATGGCTCAGCCAGGCGACGTTATCATCGTTGATGGCGATGGTGATATCTCCAATGCCTTTTGTGGCGATATCATGATGACGGAATGCCAGTCTTTGGGTATTGCTGGGGTCATCATTGATGGCGCCGTACGCGATAAAGCTGATCTGGAAAAACTGGATATGCCCGTTTATGCTCGTGGCGTCATGCCGAAAGGTCCCTTCAAAGATGGACCGGGTGAAATCAATGTGCCCATTTCCTGTGGTGGTGTTGTCGTAAACCCCGGTGATATTGTCATTGGTGACGCTGATGGTGTCGTCATTGTGCCACCTAAACAGGCTAAGGAAATCGCCGCTAAAGCGTGGAAGAAGCATGAGACTGAAGCAGCTAGTCTGGAACAAATTGCGAATGGCCGACGTGATAAATCCTGGGTTGATAAAGCCCTGGAAGCTAAAGGCTGTGAAATTATTGATGACTACTACCGTGCCTAA
- a CDS encoding hydroxyacid dehydrogenase produces the protein MAWKILLPQEIMEEGAQLLKDAGHTLIRGRGFETADVLADMKEYKPDAMIVRITPITREVIEANPNLKVIARHGAGFDALDVKACHDNGVQTLYAPVANSTSVAETAIMLMFECSRNVLKLRKTWVQDYYKAKLKIHKTTLNGKTLGIIGCGNIGSRVAKRALGLEMNVLAYDPYKRAAEFPEGVEVVRDLNRIFKESDYVSVHTPNTPLTRQMINKETLAMMKSSAFLINTARGACVNEMDLYQACKNGIIAGAGLDAIAHEPVDPNNPLLTLDNVIIYPHIGGNSVEAAHRASYFSAMGIEEVYEGKEPTWPIHDIDYTTAPTYTDVRVPDKKPVGMFDF, from the coding sequence ATGGCATGGAAAATTTTATTACCTCAGGAAATCATGGAAGAAGGAGCGCAGTTGTTGAAAGATGCTGGCCATACACTGATCCGTGGCAGAGGTTTTGAAACAGCGGACGTCTTGGCAGATATGAAGGAATATAAACCGGATGCGATGATCGTACGTATTACCCCGATTACCCGCGAAGTCATTGAAGCGAATCCGAATCTGAAAGTTATTGCCCGTCACGGTGCCGGCTTTGATGCATTGGATGTCAAAGCTTGCCATGATAATGGGGTACAGACTTTATATGCTCCTGTAGCGAACAGTACCTCTGTTGCTGAAACAGCCATCATGCTTATGTTTGAATGTAGCCGCAATGTCTTGAAACTGCGTAAGACCTGGGTTCAAGACTATTATAAAGCAAAACTGAAGATTCACAAAACAACTCTTAATGGCAAGACCTTAGGCATCATTGGTTGTGGCAATATCGGCAGCCGTGTAGCAAAGCGGGCTTTAGGGCTGGAAATGAACGTCTTGGCATACGACCCGTATAAACGGGCAGCTGAATTTCCGGAAGGTGTCGAAGTCGTACGCGACTTGAACCGGATTTTTAAGGAAAGTGATTATGTATCTGTGCATACGCCGAATACGCCGCTTACCCGTCAGATGATTAACAAGGAAACACTGGCTATGATGAAATCTTCAGCCTTCCTGATTAACACGGCTCGTGGCGCTTGTGTCAATGAAATGGATTTGTATCAGGCCTGCAAAAATGGAATTATCGCAGGCGCCGGACTCGACGCTATTGCCCATGAACCAGTTGATCCTAACAATCCACTGCTGACACTGGATAATGTCATCATTTATCCGCACATCGGCGGTAACTCTGTGGAAGCGGCCCACCGGGCTTCGTACTTCTCTGCGATGGGCATCGAAGAAGTATATGAAGGCAAAGAACCGACCTGGCCGATTCATGATATTGATTATACGACAGCACCGACATACACGGATGTCCGTGTTCCTGATAAGAAACCGGTCGGCATGTTTGATTTTTAA
- a CDS encoding DASS family sodium-coupled anion symporter has product MDKVRLLKIAAIAAVMIGIWNGPVPTGLEAETWHIVALYLGLLMGLVFRPFSEPVVTLIIVGLASMFMKSSILLRGYGNDMAWFIATVTIVCTAFIKTGLGKRIAYNLLIRAGNSTLGLGYIMVITDLLLSPATGSNSSRTSIIYPIFQNIAQGIGSTAEKAPRKLGAFLEVLMYASSQTTSALFLTGMATNAITVALMSEMLGINMTWGTWVLASAVPVGLILLLAPLVIYKIYPPEMKSLSEVKPLALKGLQELGPMSTAEKTLLGLFILAILGWMFGPMIPFVNLKMQYVGFVFLALVLITKVLDWNDVIAAKGAWNIFIWYGAFYGIAASLSSAGFYTWLADYIGGIIDLSVYSGMTVTAVLVFVSLAVRYFFVSNSAFVASFYPVLFILTLGTQANPMVVGLLLAFCSPLGALLTHYGNGAGLITFASGYVPQKDFWRVGTTMVAMSLVILFGIGVPYWKLVGLW; this is encoded by the coding sequence ATGGATAAAGTACGATTGTTAAAAATAGCAGCTATTGCAGCTGTCATGATAGGCATATGGAATGGTCCTGTGCCGACAGGGTTGGAAGCCGAAACATGGCATATTGTTGCTTTGTATCTTGGATTGTTGATGGGGCTGGTATTCCGGCCCTTCTCGGAACCGGTTGTCACGTTGATCATCGTTGGTCTGGCTTCGATGTTTATGAAAAGCTCGATTCTCCTGCGCGGCTATGGCAATGATATGGCTTGGTTCATCGCTACGGTTACTATCGTTTGTACAGCGTTCATCAAGACCGGGTTGGGAAAACGAATTGCTTATAATTTGCTGATCCGGGCTGGTAACTCTACATTGGGGCTGGGATATATCATGGTCATCACAGACTTGCTCTTGAGTCCGGCAACTGGCTCTAATTCTTCACGTACCAGCATTATTTATCCGATTTTTCAGAATATTGCCCAAGGCATCGGCTCGACAGCTGAAAAAGCACCGCGCAAATTGGGAGCGTTCCTTGAAGTTTTGATGTATGCCAGCTCGCAAACAACATCGGCCCTGTTCCTTACGGGGATGGCTACTAACGCTATTACTGTAGCTCTTATGAGCGAAATGCTTGGTATCAATATGACCTGGGGAACCTGGGTACTGGCTTCAGCCGTTCCTGTTGGCTTGATCCTTTTACTAGCGCCGCTTGTTATCTATAAAATTTACCCACCGGAAATGAAATCTCTTTCCGAAGTGAAACCGTTGGCTCTTAAAGGATTGCAGGAATTAGGTCCCATGTCAACAGCTGAAAAAACGTTGTTAGGCCTCTTTATCCTGGCTATCCTTGGATGGATGTTTGGTCCGATGATTCCGTTTGTTAACTTGAAGATGCAGTATGTAGGTTTTGTCTTCTTGGCCCTGGTCCTGATTACTAAAGTCCTGGACTGGAATGATGTTATCGCTGCTAAAGGGGCTTGGAATATCTTTATCTGGTATGGCGCCTTCTATGGTATTGCCGCTTCCCTTTCTTCTGCTGGTTTTTACACCTGGCTGGCTGATTATATTGGTGGCATCATTGACTTGTCCGTATATAGCGGTATGACCGTTACAGCTGTTCTTGTATTCGTCAGCCTGGCTGTTCGTTATTTCTTCGTATCGAATAGTGCGTTTGTTGCCTCTTTTTACCCAGTATTGTTCATCCTGACCCTGGGAACTCAGGCAAACCCGATGGTTGTTGGACTGCTGCTCGCTTTCTGCTCGCCCCTGGGTGCTCTTCTCACGCATTATGGCAATGGTGCCGGTTTGATTACCTTTGCCTCTGGTTATGTACCGCAGAAAGATTTCTGGCGGGTTGGCACGACGATGGTGGCTATGTCCTTGGTTATTTTGTTCGGCATTGGTGTACCGTATTGGAAACTGGTTGGTCTGTGGTAG
- a CDS encoding aminotransferase class V-fold PLP-dependent enzyme, whose translation MYYFDNAATTAQKPDCVAKAVYQVLSSGTVGNPSRGAHGYALRAYGLVLQAKDDVKALFHCGPEYDVAFTHNSTAALNMVLKGLIRPGDGVLTTSWEHNAVLRPLYQLEKEGVSLAFIGSDQPSGALQYDTMEALLTPQTKWFVCNHASNVTGNVLDLPRIKAFCRRHHLGLIVDVSQTAGAIDVDLSDGIVTAACFTGHKSLYGPGGTGGIVIRRDAVVTPYITGGDGVHSFEREQPGAIPGVFEAGTANVAGIAGLDAGIRYILDKGVAAAAAHQQELARIFVPAVQAISGIRLYGDFSGPRVGVYSLNVGEAESAVVSDVLWQTYHMATRPAYHCAPLIHRSLGTAVQGTVRFSFSQFTTEEDVRAAVQALQDISEL comes from the coding sequence ATGTATTATTTCGATAATGCGGCGACGACGGCGCAGAAGCCGGATTGTGTTGCCAAGGCTGTTTACCAGGTCCTGTCTTCAGGGACCGTCGGCAACCCGTCCCGCGGGGCCCACGGATATGCCCTCAGGGCCTATGGCCTCGTCTTGCAGGCCAAGGACGACGTGAAGGCCTTGTTTCACTGCGGGCCGGAATACGACGTCGCTTTCACGCACAACTCGACGGCGGCTTTGAACATGGTCCTCAAAGGACTCATCCGTCCGGGCGATGGCGTCTTGACGACGTCGTGGGAGCACAATGCCGTCTTGCGGCCGTTGTATCAGCTGGAAAAAGAAGGCGTATCCCTGGCTTTCATCGGCAGCGACCAGCCCAGCGGGGCCTTGCAGTACGATACGATGGAAGCTCTGCTGACGCCGCAGACAAAATGGTTCGTCTGCAACCACGCTTCCAATGTCACCGGCAATGTCCTCGATTTGCCCCGCATCAAGGCCTTTTGCCGGCGCCACCATCTGGGACTCATCGTCGATGTGTCCCAGACGGCCGGTGCCATTGACGTCGACTTGTCCGACGGCATCGTGACGGCGGCCTGTTTTACGGGCCACAAGTCGCTGTATGGTCCCGGCGGGACGGGAGGCATTGTCATCCGCCGCGATGCCGTCGTGACGCCGTACATCACCGGCGGCGACGGCGTCCATTCCTTTGAACGGGAACAACCAGGGGCTATCCCTGGCGTCTTTGAAGCGGGGACGGCCAATGTCGCCGGCATTGCCGGTCTCGATGCCGGGATTCGATATATCCTGGACAAAGGCGTCGCCGCTGCCGCCGCACATCAGCAGGAGCTGGCCCGGATTTTCGTCCCCGCCGTCCAGGCGATTTCCGGTATCCGCCTGTATGGCGATTTTTCCGGCCCCCGCGTCGGCGTCTACAGCCTCAATGTGGGCGAGGCAGAATCGGCTGTCGTCAGCGACGTCCTCTGGCAGACGTACCACATGGCGACGCGTCCGGCCTACCATTGTGCGCCCCTCATCCACCGTTCCCTGGGGACGGCCGTCCAGGGAACGGTGCGCTTTTCCTTTTCCCAATTCACGACGGAAGAAGATGTCCGGGCCGCTGTGCAGGCCTTGCAGGACATTTCAGAGCTGTAA
- a CDS encoding TIGR03905 family TSCPD domain-containing protein encodes MKNYSYTTQGTCARQITFSLEDGKLHNVHFAGGCPGNTLALSKLLEDTDAARAVKLLKGNPCGDRGTSCADQLAIAVEQALKQGA; translated from the coding sequence ATGAAAAATTATTCCTATACGACACAGGGAACCTGTGCCCGTCAGATTACCTTCAGCCTGGAAGATGGCAAATTGCATAACGTCCATTTCGCAGGCGGCTGTCCCGGCAATACCCTGGCCCTGAGCAAATTGCTGGAAGATACCGATGCGGCCCGGGCTGTGAAGCTCTTGAAAGGGAATCCCTGTGGCGATCGCGGGACCTCCTGCGCCGATCAGCTGGCCATCGCCGTAGAACAGGCCCTGAAACAGGGCGCCTGA